ATATTTGCAAGAGTCATGCATGCATCGCGCGTCAGGGaagcatgcatatttatttctAACAAGCTCTTATTCTTcttccgtcctataatataagggattttgagtttttccttTCACTGtatgaccactcgttttattaaaaaaaatttagaattattatttatttttttgactttatctaaagtattttaagcataactttttgttttttatatttgcacaattttttttgaataagacgagtgatcaaataatgcaaataaaaactcaaaatcccttatattatgggacggagggagtatgtagtaGTAACAGTTATATATGTTCTCTAATTAAGTCAAATCACGCGGTGTTAGAAAACTCGCACGTGATAACGTATGACTTTAGGGATATGAACAACTATATGATCCTATTTGGTGGTATCTAAGATCCATGTTGAATTTATAGTTTCAAAGCTTGGATCAATTTGTACGTTAAATTGTAGTAATTTGAAATTTTagatattttctataaaatacGAACAAAATGAAGCGCGGGAACAAAAATCATATGAGACTAAGAGTAATATGTTTAGGGCCAACTCAAACTCAAAGACGCAAAACATTAACTCAGTTATAAAATTGAATACATTAAATGGTAACGATGCCTACATGTACATattgttttgaactttttgatgaGGGTCTCGAGATCTCATAGATCAATTTTCTTCTCTAAGTACTACGTAAATACTAAGGAATTGTCCAAGCCTATACATGACAGAACCAatctattttataattttatcctgATTATTATCACAGATTATATACTTAAttataggaaaaataaatatggtAAGAAATAAGCATAAATAATACTACCccaatttcaaaatatatgacACCGTTGCTTTTCGcataacatttgaccatttctcttattcaaaaatttagttTAAATATGTACAAGTATAAGTTAGGCTTATATGGTTtctttgataataaaacaatttataaaatataataatatttttatctttttaaaataagattaaTAGTCAAATGTTATGTGAAAAGTCAATGGCATCGTACATTTTGTGATGGGtaagtactacctccatattttaatgtatgacgctgttgactttttttcaacgtttgactatccgtcttatttaaaaaaatttatgtaattataatatattttattatgacttgattcatcctgaaatattttttaagcatgacataaatatttttatatttgcacaaaaattttgaataaaacgaatggtcaaacgttggttaaaaagtcaacggcgtcatacattaaaatatgagtGAGTACTAGCTTATCACATTAAAATAGAAGCATGGATCTATTAATCCGTTGTAATAATTCCATGGACAGGATGAACCAAATATGGTTGGAAGAAACGAAGAAACATCGTATTAAAAGATTACATTGACTTTTCGATTGGGGGAAGCACCAATGTGGAAGAGCGCATGACTTCATCGACCATCAATGATTCAAATTTTATTGCCCATAAATATTAGAGTAAAATACACCGCCGGTCCTTGAACTTGAAGCGTGGTGTCACTTAAGTCCATGATCTTGTAAAATCGACATTAAGGTTCATGAACTTGTTTAAGTGAATCATTGCGGTCTAAAGCACATTTGACCGGATTGACCGTCCTACATGGCTGTACAGCGTGGCTGCATATTTGCTGTTAGACCCCTCCGTGCTCAATccaccctcttcttcccctaaatccttttctttttcttctctttctctcttttttcacgGCCCTGCAGGTAAGctggccggcgagctcgccccGGTCGTCGTCACCGAGGTGGATCATGCCTGCGAGCCCCTCGAGCTCTTGCCGCCACTGTCGGGCTTGAGCTCGACAAGGTGGCCGTCAGGAGCTCGACGGAGAAGAAGGCAACCGCAGTCATGGCCTGGCTCGGTCTCCCTTCCTGCCGCCCCACGCCCTTGCCGGAGCcatccctccaccgccgccgaagaGAGGGGCACCACCGGGGAGAACCACGCCTCACTGACGGCCAGATCCGCCGGTTTCGCTTCCCGCTGGTCGTCGGCACCGGATCCGCGCCGCGACGCCTCGCCACCGGAGTGATGGATGTCGAGCTCCGCCTAGTTGCCAGCGTTGGATATGGCCTTTTTGCCAGTCGTCGGCGCCGCATCTGACCTTACCGCCAGATCCGCGGCGCGACACCTTGCTGGCGGCGTGGAGCcagggagaagggcggcgacaGCACTGGcgggagcagcagcaacagcagcagcgaggAGGATGAACGCGATGTGGCGGCGCAGAGGATGAGTGACATGAACCAGTGCGCGTGCCACAGGAAGGCGAGGACATTGATGCGATGCCCATCGTCCGCGCCTTCGATTCGATTAGCGTCTCCGATGACCCGAAGCACGTCGGCGTCGGGAAGCCGGATGTGGACGTGCCGAACGACCCAATGTCGGTGTCGGGACTGTCGTGGCTGGCAAGGTGCAGCTGGTGATGCAGTCCATCGGCACCGCGATCCCAGGCGTCGGCGGCAGCTTGCAATCATAGGCCACCACGCAGGACACGGACGCCTCCACTACCCTTGCCTTCGGCGAGCCGACGACTGGGCAGTAGCAGGACAAGGGGGTGACGATCTCCGGCACGGTGAAGCGGCGGAAGGAGGACGTGGCACAACGCGtgccgacggtggcggcggcggcggtgccgggcGACATGATGGCGAAGGTCCGGGAGGCGCCCGCAGGTGCTGACCAAGGCGCGGGAGGCCGTCTTGTCGCTCACCGGCGAGAACCGCGTCTCCGGAGGGAAAGGGAAAGGGGAGAGGGAAGGTGGTGAGGAGGATGAGGGAGAGGGCAGAGCCGATGGCGAGCGGGTGAAGCCAGCGGCGGTCGACAGCAACAGTGGAGGGTTGGATCGGTGTGTAGGGGCTTAAGTGCAAATATGGGGCCACGCTGTACAGCCACGTAGGACGGTCAATCCGGTCAAATGTGCTTTGGACCACAATGATTCACTTAAACAAGTTCATGGACCTTAATGTTGATTTTACAAGATCATGGATCTAAGTGACACCACGCTTCAAGTTTAAGGACTGGCGGTGTATTTTACTCTAAATATTATTCATATGAAGGTGATCTTTTAACAGGTTTAGACATTACAGATGTAGCGTTGGTTTCCACCCTTTTAAACATGCGTTAGATTCTTAGAGCAGGCCgcacaatagcagactattagccagctataaatatattttaatgagaaaaagataagagagaagagcagcgggctacagatctatagccagctgtagcacagactccaagacgcaatgtgcgtatgacaggtgggaccatatattaatagtataataagcaACTATCGTATGAATTGGCTATCAGATTGGTTataaataaattggagctaatagtgggctatactattaaacttgctattAAGGGGTGTATATTCACGGATGTGTGAGTATGGTGATACGTGTCTAGTGGTGTGCGTGCTTAGTTTTGAACGACTCGTAATAGACAGTGCGAAgctctattgatagagcaggaaaaaaattAGAAGATTACAATCTTGtaaggtcgtaaccaggaaaacgGAAAAAGTATACTACCACCCACACACCAATAGCACCAACACACAGCAGACCCATAAAAAGGCTAGCATCGCACTGGCCGCTGCTAGGCTAACAACGGAACACAGTTGCTCATAGACTTTGACAAACTCACTTACGGAGACCAAGACCGAAACGAGCAGCCAGCAGGCATTTCCTGGCCTTCTTAAGGAGGCTTGCATCAAGGGCATTAGCCAACTACGACGACTAGTTCGATCAGGTCGATTCTGCTCTGCATTTTTTTAGCAGGATGTTCAGATCAGCAGCTCTTCTAAGGTACTACTAGTCTATATGAGTTTGATCAAGATATATATTACTATATACCAAGAAttcactatatattttttatactatCATAGCTAATCATATATGTGTAGCTGAGTACTGAATAATGGGTATGGATGATCTGGTGTCATAATAGGGAGACGAAGAGAGTTTTTGGAACAACGAGTACTTGGACAGCTGGTTTAGTCGTCAATGGCTTCTCCACGGCGTCCAGCTCGCACCAGAGGTTGGCCGGCAAGGTGgccgtcatcaccggcggcgccaGCGGCATCGGCAAGGCGACGGCCACGGAGTTCATCAAGAACGGCGCCAAGGTCATCATCGCCGACATCCAGGACGACCTCGGCcactcggtggcggcggagctcggcccGGACGCCGCGTACACGCGCTGCGACGTCGCCGACGAGGCGCAGGTCGCCGCGGCCGTGGGCCTCGCCGTGAAGCGGCACGGCCGCCTCGACGTGTTCCACAACAACGCCGGCATCGCCGGGGCGCTGCCGCAGGACGACATGGCGGCCGTGGACCTCGGCGACTTCGACCGGGTGATGGCGGTGAACGCCCGGTCGacgctcgccgccgtcaagcacgccgcgcgcgccatggcgccgcGATGCAGCGGCTGCGTGCTCTGCACGTCGAGCGGCGCGGGCGTCATCCCCGTCCCGGCTGTCCCGGTGTACTCCGTGTCCAAGGCCACCGTGATCGCCAtcgtgcgcgcggcggcggagccgatGGCGCGCCACGGCCTGCGTGTGAACGCCATCTCGCCGGGCGCCACGAggacgccgctgctgctgcggcagATCCCGCTGCTCTCCGAGATGTCCCCTAGCCTGAGCGACGGCCTGAAGACGACGGTGGAGAAGGAGGTCGGCGAGGGTGGCGCCGTCGTGCTGCTCGCGCCGGAGGACatcgcgagggcggcggtgtaCCTGGCCTCCGACGAGGCCAGGTACGTGAACGGGCACAacctcgtcgtcgacgccgggTACACCGTGCACAAAGGAGCGTGACAGGTAGACGACGCCGATCGAGCAGGTGGCGTGCATGCATCGCTGCTTGGTTTTCAAAGTCGTCGTTGTTGTAATTGGAATAATAAGGACGTCCGTGACAAAATTTAAGTATTTGAAGATGATGATGCCGTTTGAAACTCATATAGATGTtgataaaaattaagtgttttacgcaTAATTATATAGTactaacgtatgattaattaagtttaattattacaaactttgaaaaatatatttatatgataTTCTAGAGCAACATCCATATacaaagttttcgcacgaaatacaccgtttagtagttcggaaATCGTGCCACGAATATCTAAATTTTTATCCAACttttattggagaaaagaacgagGTCTACATCTGAACATCTGTGTGTTGAGATTTCTGGctaaaaattactatattttaggacgaatgtagtattaatttatatgcaaaTTAAGGATCAGGATGGAGTCATTATTAAAAAGAAGGATCAGCGTGGAGTGGACTGCCTACTTTTCCTCTGTATAGTAGGTGGATTAATTAGTCTAAGCATGTGAGGGTGTATAGCCACGTGCGTATCATTTGTTTCCGAGAATTAATCCATATGTCAACAATTCTTCATCCCTGGAATGAGGCCTTTGGTTGTTTTGTTAGTCTGCATGTATGCTGTAAGAACTTAGTAATACATGATCATTTACGGTAATACTCCCTttgttctataatataagggattttgagtttttacttacaatgtttgaccactcgtcttattcaaaaagtttgtacaaatataaaagacgaaaagttgtgcttaaaatactttggataataaagtaagtcacaaagaaaataaataataattctaaaactTTTTGAATTAGACGAAGGGTCAAACAATATaaaagtaaaaactcaaaatttcttatattataaggatggagggagtagaaatgaGGGTTTATGccctttaataaaaaaattgtcaacaattATATTATGTCGTATGCTATTCACATGGAGTACTTCACATGTATGAGACCTGGTTTTCTAGGATTATTTAGTTCTGCGGAGTGCAACGCAAcggtgtttttatttttctcatttcTAGAAGTATTCTTTCCAATGAGCAGTCAGACATCTGATTTGCAAAAAGGAGGAAATTGGTACAGTACACTTAGTTGGTACCAGGCATTTTCAGACCACACAGGCGTTGCCTGTCTATACAGTATCAATTGCGCCTATGGTCCAGACATGACCCAATAAGACTCGGGTCGTGCCGTGTCGATGCGAAGGCATGGCTTGCCTAGCATGCTCATCCTTAGAACAAGTCTAATTTATCCCCCTCATCTCTTTGGCCTTGTCTTATATCGAtgtaataagtttattttgcatTTGTCATATATTTGGGCCAGTTAGGGTTATGAACTCATAATCATGGAATCGACTCGATCATCAGATTATAAGTTCATTCCATACCAGACCAGACCGTACACATTCTTATTATGAGCAAGGATCGTTGGGCCATGCTGGACCGACATATCGTGCCAAAGAATAGGCCCAGCCACGGTCGAACGGTTAGATTAAGCCGGCATGAATCCGACAACAGTTCGGGCATATCGTGCTTGGATCGGGCCAAATCTCTATGCCATGGAAAAAAATTCTCTGCGGCAGTGCCGCACACCACAGcccgtgcgacaccccgcagaaTAGCGACGCGTGTTTAATCTCCTGCTGCAGGCCGAGCCCTCTTTGGTTGGTGTCGAGCCGAGTCCATCTCTTGCCGCTGCTTATTGGAGTCAAGCTGTCCAGGGCACATGAATAGTTTGTATTAAGTCTGGAAGTTTTTGGGTTCCCTATGTAAGGGTGGTGTATTGCCTCTCTTTTTATTTCTACAATATAGACCAAATGATTTTACATGCTGTATAAATATGATGTCGTGAACGTGCCAACCTGATTTCAACACCAGGTGTGCTTTTAAGTTGTCAATGAATACATGTATTTTTTACTTGTCAGGTTGGGTATAGTGCTAGAATTGGTTTGTGTGTTGCAAACTTTCAAACTTTCATGTGGTTGGTATTCCTATATAGCTCCGCACCTATACAATTAAAAATTTTCGGAGCTACTACTCTATCccaacaaaaaagacaaactctagctacgaatctagacaatgTGTTCGTAGTTAGGATtggactatttttttttgaaacggatggGGTACTCTTTAAATGTTCCGTGATTTGTTATGTCATCAAAATGTAATTTCTGAGCACCTGAGATATCTTGATAAAGTTTAGGTAAATGACTTATATATTACACTAGAAAAATCTCCACGCATATACATATACCGACCACCTTTTAAGGAGGCTTAATTGCAGTGGACTCTTCACCACTCCATCAGCTCAGTTCGATTCAGCTCTGCATTTGCTACATTCTGAGCAGGATGTTCAGAGCATTCCAACTCCTCAGGTATCATGAGCTTAATCAAAATTGGAGTATATTATATAACGGGCCTAGGCTTttacaaattatatatatatatatatatatatatatatatatatatatatatatatatatatatata
The window above is part of the Oryza sativa Japonica Group chromosome 7, ASM3414082v1 genome. Proteins encoded here:
- the LOC4344201 gene encoding momilactone A synthase-like, with protein sequence MFRSAALLRETKRVFGTTSTWTAGLVVNGFSTASSSHQRLAGKVAVITGGASGIGKATATEFIKNGAKVIIADIQDDLGHSVAAELGPDAAYTRCDVADEAQVAAAVGLAVKRHGRLDVFHNNAGIAGALPQDDMAAVDLGDFDRVMAVNARSTLAAVKHAARAMAPRCSGCVLCTSSGAGVIPVPAVPVYSVSKATVIAIVRAAAEPMARHGLRVNAISPGATRTPLLLRQIPLLSEMSPSLSDGLKTTVEKEVGEGGAVVLLAPEDIARAAVYLASDEARYVNGHNLVVDAGYTVHKGA